Proteins from a single region of Corylus avellana chromosome ca11, CavTom2PMs-1.0:
- the LOC132165166 gene encoding gibberellin 3-beta-dioxygenase 3, giving the protein MNSISESFKSNPVNLDRIIPLDFKAVLKLPDSHTWSLSTADHPPTTDPFGAGSVPVIDLTDPNAVLLTRHACEQWGVFQVTNHGIPVDLLIELEFQTRRLFSLPLDQKLLAVRSPEAFTGYGLARISTFFPKLMWSEGFSITGSPMEHARQLWPHDHTKFCDVMEEYQREIGDLTERILGLMLGSLGLTRDDVRWFKPKDGRKHSQALLHLNSYPVCPDPSQAMGLAPHTDSSLLTLLHQSSTGGLQVLRDNVGWVPVHPIAGALVVNTGDLMHILSNGQFKSAMHQVLVNETHHRISIAYFYGPPGDVNISPPTKLTNHKHPPLYRPVTWKEYLDAKAMHFNKALDLIRNDVHIANR; this is encoded by the exons atGAATTCAATCTCAGAATCCTTCAAAAGCAACCCTGTCAACCTCGACCGGATCATCCCGTTAGACTTCAAGGCTGTTTTGAAACTACCCGACTCTCACACGTGGAGCCTATCAACCGCCGACCACCCACCCACGACAGACCCATTTGGCGCCGGGTCGGTGCCCGTGATAGACCTTACCGACCCGAATGCGGTGTTGCTCACACGACATGCCTGCGAGCAATGGGGGGTGTTTCAAGTCACCAACCACGGCATTCCCGTTGACCTTCTTATAGAGCTAGAGTTCCAAACGCGGCGTTTGTTCTCTCTCCCGCTGGACCAAAAACTCCTTGCAGTCCGATCGCCGGAGGCCTTCACCGGCTACGGCCTGGCCCGCATTTCTACCTTCTTTCCCAAGCTAATGTGGTCGGAGGGGTTCTCAATAACGGGGTCTCCGATGGAACATGCTCGCCAACTTTGGCCACATGACCACACAAAATTCTG TGATGTAATGGAAGAGTACCAAAGGGAAATCGGGGACCTGACAGAAAGGATTCTGGGCCTGATGCTTGGGTCATTGGGCTTAACCCGTGATGATGTGAGATGGTTTAAGCCTAAAGATGGGAGGAAACATTCCCAAGCCCTGCTCCATTTAAACTCATACCCGGTTTGTCCCGACCCGAGCCAGGCCATGGGCTTGGCCCCTCACACAGACTCATCATTGCTCACTTTGCTGCACCAAAGCAGCACCGGTGGGCTCCAAGTCCTTAGAGACAATGTCGGGTGGGTGCCGGTGCATCCTATCGCCGGTGCACTTGTTGTCAATACCGGTGATCTGATGCACATACTCTCCAACGGCCAATTCAAAAGTGCAATGCATCAAGTGCTTGTCAACGAAACACATCATCGCATCTCGATCGCTTACTTCTATGGCCCACCGGGCGATGTTAACATATCACCGCCGACGAAGTTGACCAACCATAAACATCCGCCTCTCTATCGGCCGGTGACATGGAAGGAATATCTTGATGCCAAGGCAATGCATTTCAACAAGGCACTTGACTTGATACGAAATGATGTGCATATTGCCAATAGGTGA